A region from the Thermanaeromonas toyohensis ToBE genome encodes:
- a CDS encoding nitroreductase family protein: MSKDVLSAIKERRSIRRFKPDPVPEDILNTLLEAACAAPSAGNVQPWLFYRVHRAEIKEALAQAALGQKFVAQAPVVIVVCADLDRAAAAYGERGRTLYCLQDTAAAITNLMLAATNFGLGTCWVGAFDEAAASRILQLPPHVRPVAMIPLGYPAHSPSPTSRRRLNEVVKVLN, encoded by the coding sequence ATGAGCAAGGATGTGCTTTCCGCTATTAAGGAACGTCGTAGCATCCGGCGTTTCAAACCTGACCCTGTACCAGAGGATATCCTTAACACCCTGCTAGAAGCGGCGTGCGCCGCCCCATCTGCAGGTAATGTGCAACCTTGGCTTTTTTACCGCGTCCACCGAGCAGAAATTAAAGAAGCCCTAGCTCAAGCAGCCCTAGGGCAGAAATTCGTGGCCCAAGCACCTGTGGTAATTGTAGTATGCGCGGATCTGGATAGAGCAGCTGCTGCCTATGGCGAGCGGGGCCGCACCCTTTACTGCCTCCAAGATACTGCTGCCGCCATAACCAACCTCATGCTGGCGGCGACAAATTTTGGTCTCGGCACCTGCTGGGTAGGAGCCTTTGATGAAGCAGCAGCCAGCCGTATCTTGCAGTTGCCACCTCATGTACGGCCTGTAGCTATGATTCCATTGGGATACCCTGCCCATTCCCCTTCTCCTACATCCAGGCGCCGCCTCAACGAGGTAGTGAAGGTGCTTAACTGA
- the purB gene encoding adenylosuccinate lyase, with protein MIERYTLPEMARIWEEENKFRKWLEIEIYVCEAWAELGKIPPEALAEIKEKAGFDLSRVKEIEETVRHDVIAFLTSVAERVGDASKYIHLGLTSSDILDTALALLMREAADQLFRRLEDLRTVLVDKAKEHKYTLMMGRTHGVHAEPTTFGLKMALWVMEVDRHMERLYQAREMISVGKISGAVGTFANVDPRVEEYVCRKLGLKPAKVSTQIIQRDRHAQYMTTLAVIASSLEKMATEIRNLQRTDILEVEEPFTQGQKGSSAMPHKRNPIMCERIAGLARVIRGNALAALENITLWHERDLTHSSVERVIIPESTILLDYMLAKFTEVIAGLNVYPENMRRNLEATHGLVFSQRVLLALVEKGLLREEAYALVQRHAMEAWRKGVSFKELLLQDPEITSRLSPSEIEKLFDYSYHLKYVDYIFKRAGL; from the coding sequence TTGATCGAGCGCTATACCCTACCGGAAATGGCCCGCATTTGGGAAGAAGAGAACAAGTTCCGGAAGTGGCTGGAGATCGAGATTTACGTTTGCGAAGCCTGGGCTGAGTTGGGGAAGATACCGCCGGAAGCTTTGGCGGAGATTAAGGAGAAGGCCGGTTTTGATCTCTCCCGGGTGAAAGAGATTGAAGAAACTGTGCGCCATGACGTAATAGCTTTCTTGACTTCTGTAGCCGAGCGGGTGGGGGACGCTTCTAAGTATATCCATCTAGGCCTTACTTCTTCGGACATCCTAGATACAGCCCTGGCTTTACTTATGCGGGAGGCGGCTGACCAGCTCTTCAGGCGCCTTGAGGATTTGCGTACCGTACTTGTGGATAAGGCCAAGGAACATAAATACACCCTCATGATGGGCCGCACCCACGGAGTTCACGCCGAACCTACTACTTTCGGCCTGAAAATGGCCCTCTGGGTTATGGAAGTAGACCGCCATATGGAAAGGCTCTATCAGGCCCGGGAGATGATCAGCGTAGGAAAGATTTCTGGGGCCGTAGGAACCTTCGCCAACGTAGATCCCCGGGTAGAAGAATACGTATGCCGCAAGCTAGGGCTTAAACCTGCCAAAGTTTCTACCCAAATTATTCAACGTGACCGCCACGCTCAGTACATGACTACCCTGGCCGTTATAGCTAGCTCCCTAGAAAAAATGGCTACTGAGATCCGCAACCTCCAGCGTACCGACATTCTTGAGGTGGAAGAGCCCTTTACTCAAGGACAGAAAGGCTCCTCCGCTATGCCCCATAAGCGCAACCCCATCATGTGCGAAAGGATAGCGGGACTGGCCCGAGTAATTCGCGGTAACGCCCTGGCTGCTTTAGAAAATATAACTTTATGGCATGAGAGGGATCTCACCCATTCTTCTGTGGAAAGGGTTATTATCCCCGAGAGTACCATCCTTTTGGATTACATGCTGGCTAAGTTTACAGAGGTTATAGCTGGGCTTAATGTATATCCTGAAAACATGCGGCGGAACCTGGAGGCCACCCATGGGCTGGTATTCTCCCAGCGGGTGCTCCTGGCCTTGGTGGAGAAGGGTCTTCTTAGGGAGGAGGCTTATGCCCTGGTCCAGCGCCACGCTATGGAGGCCTGGAGAAAGGGGGTATCCTTTAAGGAACTTTTGCTTCAAGATCCGGAAATCACTTCCCGCCTTAGCCCTTCTGAGATAGAAAAGTTATTTGACTACAGTTATCACCTAAAATATGTAGATTATATCTTCAAGCGAGCAGGGCTTTAA
- a CDS encoding GTP-binding protein → MNFLELLIISGFLGSGKTTLMTTLARELVERYNRRVLLIVNDVGEIGIDGQLMRRLGADVYEIFGGCICCQLGNDLIKLLKEVTPQYNVDLILMEASGVAEPANIVETVKRYGPQGLKDRVLALVDATRWLEIRPILEPLLTAQVLAADLILVNKIDIVAGDRVKAVVCDIQGLKPSGKIVTLSASREEDVAKVAEMIQDGR, encoded by the coding sequence GTGAATTTCTTGGAGCTCCTTATTATAAGCGGGTTTTTAGGGTCCGGCAAAACGACCTTAATGACCACCTTGGCCAGAGAGCTGGTAGAAAGATATAACCGTCGAGTCCTGTTGATCGTTAACGATGTAGGGGAAATAGGTATCGATGGCCAATTAATGCGTCGCCTCGGCGCTGATGTTTATGAAATTTTTGGCGGTTGTATATGCTGCCAGTTGGGGAATGATCTGATAAAGCTGCTTAAGGAGGTTACCCCTCAATACAACGTGGATTTAATCCTTATGGAAGCTTCAGGGGTGGCAGAACCAGCCAATATCGTAGAAACAGTTAAGCGTTATGGCCCCCAGGGACTGAAGGACCGGGTCCTGGCTCTGGTGGATGCGACCCGCTGGCTAGAAATACGGCCTATACTAGAACCTTTACTTACCGCCCAGGTTCTGGCTGCAGACCTAATCTTAGTAAACAAGATAGATATTGTTGCCGGTGATAGGGTGAAGGCTGTAGTTTGCGATATCCAGGGATTAAAACCGTCAGGGAAGATTGTAACTTTATCTGCTAGCCGGGAAGAGGATGTGGCTAAAGTAGCGGAGATGATCCAGGATGGCCGGTAA
- the purF gene encoding amidophosphoribosyltransferase, with protein MAEVNCSPRWLNTGRPDKFREECGIFGLYGPGLDVARLTYYGLFALQHRGQESAGIAVSTGGGIEVYKGMGLVAEVFNQTILKKLQGNLAIGHVRYSTTGASSLANAQPLVARVRQGMIAVAHNGNLTNAFYLRQKLSAEGSVFQTTTDSEVILNLLARNQKCSLSEALLKCIEEIRGAYSLVIMTEDQLIGVRDPFGVRPLCLGKLGEAWVLASESCALDAIGATFIRDLKPGEILIIDSQGIFSLYAPHPPRSAHCIFEFIYFARPDSIIDGENVYLVRRELGRNLARECRVEADLVIPVPDSGVAAAGGYAEVTGIPLVEGLIKNRYAGRTFIQPTQEMRDLGVRLKLNPIRPLLQGKRVIIIDDSLVRGTTSRRIVQMLRGAGVKEVHLLIASPPVFHPCYYGIDTSAYGELIASRFPVDKITAFVGADTLYYLSLKGMLTALREGMTSYCTACFTGVYPIPLAQPQEATKYRLAGQGNLQGIYS; from the coding sequence ATGGCGGAAGTTAACTGCTCGCCTAGGTGGTTAAATACAGGGCGGCCAGATAAATTCCGGGAGGAATGTGGTATTTTCGGCCTATACGGGCCTGGGCTAGATGTGGCCCGGCTTACTTACTACGGCCTTTTTGCCCTTCAACACCGCGGACAGGAAAGTGCCGGGATAGCCGTAAGTACTGGTGGTGGGATCGAAGTCTACAAAGGCATGGGGCTGGTGGCCGAGGTTTTTAATCAGACCATCCTTAAAAAACTCCAAGGCAACCTGGCCATTGGCCATGTACGTTACTCTACTACTGGTGCCAGTTCCCTGGCCAATGCCCAGCCTTTAGTGGCTAGGGTGCGCCAGGGTATGATAGCTGTGGCCCATAATGGAAATTTGACCAATGCTTTTTATTTAAGGCAAAAGTTAAGTGCTGAAGGTTCTGTGTTTCAGACTACCACCGATAGCGAAGTTATACTTAATCTCCTAGCCCGTAACCAAAAGTGTTCCCTATCTGAAGCGTTGTTAAAGTGTATAGAGGAAATACGGGGGGCCTACAGCCTGGTAATAATGACCGAAGATCAGTTGATAGGGGTCCGGGATCCCTTCGGAGTGCGGCCCTTATGTTTAGGGAAGCTGGGGGAAGCTTGGGTTTTAGCCTCGGAATCTTGTGCTCTGGATGCTATAGGGGCTACTTTTATCCGGGACCTTAAGCCAGGAGAGATACTTATTATAGATAGCCAAGGGATTTTTTCCCTCTATGCTCCCCATCCTCCCCGATCGGCCCACTGTATCTTCGAGTTCATTTACTTCGCCCGGCCAGATAGCATTATCGACGGGGAAAACGTCTATTTGGTACGCAGGGAGCTGGGAAGAAATTTGGCCCGGGAGTGCCGGGTGGAGGCTGATCTAGTAATTCCGGTACCGGACTCCGGGGTAGCCGCTGCCGGCGGTTACGCCGAGGTTACCGGTATTCCTTTGGTGGAAGGTCTGATAAAGAACCGCTATGCGGGCCGGACCTTTATCCAACCTACCCAGGAAATGCGGGATTTAGGGGTACGACTGAAATTAAACCCTATCCGCCCCCTTCTCCAGGGGAAGCGGGTGATAATAATAGATGATTCCTTAGTAAGGGGTACCACTAGCCGAAGGATAGTACAGATGTTAAGGGGGGCCGGAGTTAAGGAAGTGCACCTCCTTATAGCTTCGCCTCCGGTCTTTCATCCCTGCTACTACGGTATAGATACCAGCGCCTATGGGGAGCTCATCGCTTCTCGCTTCCCAGTAGATAAAATAACGGCATTTGTGGGAGCTGATACCCTTTATTATCTTAGCCTTAAAGGGATGCTTACAGCCCTGCGGGAAGGAATGACTAGTTACTGTACCGCTTGCTTTACAGGCGTTTACCCTATCCCTCTGGCCCAGCCCCAAGAGGCTACTAAATATAGGCTGGCCGGCCAGGGCAACCTGCAAGGAATATATTCTTGA
- the purL gene encoding phosphoribosylformylglycinamidine synthase subunit PurL — MLKKPWQEMGLTDEEYERIVHLLGREPNYVELGMFAVMWSEHCGYKHSRPVLKMFPTSAPWVLQGPGENAGIIDIGDGLAVAFKIESHNHPSAIEPFQGAATGVGGIVRDIFAMGARPIALLNSLRFGPLDNPRNRYLLSGVVGGISFYGNCIGVPTVAGEVGFAPCYTSNPLVNVMCVGLIEHDKIQRGRASGIGNSVMVVGARTGRDGIHGATFASEELNEASEERRPSVQVGDPFREKLLIEACLEVVQEDLLVGMQDMGAAGITSSTAETASRAGTGMEIDVDLVPRREEGMTPYEVMLSESQERMLVIPKKGCEERVKEIFDRWGLEAVVIGRVTSDGVLRVKEKGRLVAEIPVRYLTEECPVYVRERRKPEYLSELWAYPLTELPEPLDYGEALLKLLSSPNIASKEWVYRQYDYMVRIDTVVRPGAADAAVLRVKGTKKGLAVTTDGNSRYCYLDPETGGAIAVAEAARNLSCTGARPLGLTDCLNFGNPEKPEVAWQFYHCVLGMSRACTHLNIPVVGGNVSFYNETNGEAIYPTPVVGMVGLLENIEERCTAGFKQEGDLVLLLGETRDELGGSEYLALLHGVVAGRPPELDLNLEAVVQQMVREAIARGLVQAAHDCSEGGLAIALAEMAILGGIGAEITLESPLRPSSLLFSETQSRILVSARPDKVEKLQELARAFQVPVKILGACGGRVLSISLGPKRLVNLSLEEMEAGWRKLTARLGG, encoded by the coding sequence ATGCTTAAGAAACCCTGGCAGGAAATGGGTTTAACAGATGAAGAGTATGAACGAATCGTACACCTTTTGGGCCGCGAGCCTAACTATGTCGAGTTAGGTATGTTCGCTGTGATGTGGTCGGAGCACTGTGGGTACAAACACTCACGGCCAGTTTTAAAAATGTTTCCTACCAGCGCCCCTTGGGTCTTACAGGGGCCAGGCGAGAATGCGGGTATTATCGACATCGGGGATGGGCTGGCGGTAGCCTTTAAGATCGAAAGCCATAACCATCCTTCGGCTATCGAGCCTTTCCAAGGCGCAGCTACTGGAGTGGGGGGTATCGTGCGAGATATCTTCGCCATGGGGGCCCGGCCTATTGCCCTGCTTAATTCTTTACGTTTCGGTCCCCTAGACAACCCGCGCAACCGCTACCTTTTAAGCGGTGTGGTGGGGGGCATATCCTTTTATGGTAATTGTATAGGAGTTCCTACTGTGGCTGGAGAAGTAGGTTTTGCCCCCTGCTATACTAGTAATCCTTTAGTAAACGTGATGTGCGTGGGGCTTATCGAACATGACAAGATCCAGCGCGGCCGGGCCAGTGGTATCGGCAATTCTGTTATGGTGGTAGGGGCGCGTACCGGGCGGGACGGGATCCACGGTGCCACCTTTGCTTCCGAGGAGCTGAACGAGGCTTCAGAGGAGCGCCGTCCTTCGGTTCAGGTGGGAGATCCCTTCCGGGAAAAGCTCCTTATTGAAGCCTGCCTGGAGGTAGTGCAGGAAGACCTGCTGGTAGGCATGCAGGATATGGGTGCCGCGGGCATTACCAGCTCCACGGCCGAGACGGCTTCGCGGGCGGGGACGGGTATGGAGATAGATGTGGACCTGGTGCCCCGCAGGGAGGAAGGCATGACACCTTATGAAGTCATGCTGTCCGAATCCCAGGAGCGGATGCTGGTGATACCTAAAAAGGGGTGTGAGGAACGGGTCAAGGAGATTTTTGACCGCTGGGGTCTAGAAGCTGTAGTGATAGGGCGGGTTACCTCGGACGGCGTTTTAAGGGTTAAGGAAAAGGGCCGGTTGGTGGCTGAAATTCCAGTGCGCTACCTTACAGAGGAATGCCCCGTGTATGTGCGGGAACGCCGGAAACCTGAGTATTTAAGCGAACTTTGGGCCTATCCCTTAACCGAGCTACCCGAGCCCCTGGACTATGGAGAGGCTCTCCTAAAGCTTCTCTCCTCGCCCAACATCGCCAGCAAGGAATGGGTATACCGGCAGTACGATTATATGGTACGTATTGATACTGTGGTGAGGCCGGGGGCAGCCGACGCAGCTGTTTTAAGGGTTAAAGGGACTAAGAAAGGCTTGGCTGTGACCACTGATGGCAACAGCCGTTACTGCTACCTGGACCCGGAAACCGGTGGGGCCATAGCGGTGGCAGAAGCTGCCCGCAATCTTTCCTGCACAGGGGCCCGGCCTTTAGGTTTGACCGACTGCTTAAATTTCGGGAACCCGGAAAAGCCGGAGGTAGCCTGGCAGTTTTACCATTGTGTTTTAGGCATGAGCCGCGCCTGTACTCACCTAAATATACCGGTGGTAGGGGGAAATGTCAGCTTCTATAATGAAACCAACGGGGAAGCTATATACCCCACTCCAGTCGTGGGCATGGTGGGTCTTTTGGAAAATATTGAAGAGCGCTGCACTGCCGGATTTAAACAGGAAGGAGACCTGGTATTGCTATTGGGTGAGACGAGGGACGAGCTGGGAGGGAGCGAGTATCTGGCTTTACTCCACGGGGTGGTGGCCGGCCGTCCGCCAGAGCTGGACCTTAATCTGGAGGCCGTGGTACAGCAAATGGTACGGGAAGCTATAGCTCGCGGCCTTGTGCAAGCTGCCCATGACTGCTCAGAGGGCGGTTTAGCTATTGCCCTGGCTGAGATGGCCATCCTAGGTGGGATAGGAGCAGAAATTACGCTAGAGAGTCCTTTGCGGCCCAGCAGCCTCCTATTCTCGGAAACCCAATCTCGGATCCTGGTCAGCGCCCGGCCGGACAAGGTAGAAAAACTGCAAGAACTGGCTAGGGCCTTTCAGGTACCGGTAAAGATTCTTGGCGCCTGTGGTGGGAGAGTCTTAAGTATCAGCTTGGGCCCTAAGCGCTTGGTAAACCTTAGTTTAGAGGAGATGGAGGCCGGATGGCGGAAGTTAACTGCTCGCCTAGGTGGTTAA
- a CDS encoding aminopeptidase codes for MQELFKVAHLALNTCLAVKPGEEVLIVTDEPLEEIGKTFYQAAKELKAQAQLIYMLPRANHGEEPPQAVAQAMRAAQVVVIPTSKSLSHTRARREACKNGARIASLPDSTPEMLIRALDVDYMAMALECEQYAHLLSEGCRVYLSTPAGTQLTFSIEGRQGYPDTGLYTAPGSFGNLPAGEASIAPVEGTAEGILVIDGALAGWGLLEEPVRLEIRRGEVMKVSGGRAATWLEEILKRYGRPARNIAELGIGLNPKARVTGKVLEDEKVRGTVHIALGDNVSMGGKVEAPSHLDGVLLKPTLKIDGVVILEEGRLHIPKGKPA; via the coding sequence ATGCAGGAGCTATTTAAAGTGGCTCACTTAGCCTTAAACACCTGCCTGGCTGTGAAGCCGGGGGAAGAGGTGCTAATAGTTACTGATGAACCGTTAGAGGAGATCGGCAAAACTTTTTATCAGGCGGCTAAGGAGCTAAAAGCTCAAGCCCAACTTATTTACATGCTCCCCAGGGCTAACCACGGTGAGGAGCCTCCCCAAGCTGTGGCACAGGCTATGCGCGCGGCGCAGGTGGTGGTTATACCTACTTCCAAATCCCTTTCCCATACCCGGGCTAGGCGGGAGGCTTGTAAGAATGGGGCACGTATAGCAAGTCTTCCAGATAGCACGCCAGAGATGCTTATCCGTGCTCTGGATGTAGATTACATGGCCATGGCTCTAGAGTGTGAGCAGTATGCCCACCTTTTAAGCGAAGGCTGCCGAGTATACTTAAGTACCCCGGCTGGAACCCAGCTCACCTTTTCCATTGAGGGTCGCCAGGGTTACCCAGATACTGGACTTTATACTGCTCCCGGAAGTTTCGGTAATCTCCCAGCTGGCGAGGCCTCTATCGCTCCAGTAGAAGGAACAGCAGAAGGTATCTTGGTAATAGATGGTGCCTTGGCTGGATGGGGGCTACTAGAAGAGCCAGTAAGGCTAGAAATACGACGGGGAGAGGTAATGAAAGTTTCTGGAGGACGAGCGGCAACCTGGTTAGAGGAGATACTCAAGCGCTACGGACGGCCTGCCCGGAACATAGCCGAACTGGGTATTGGCCTTAACCCTAAAGCTCGGGTAACCGGTAAAGTCCTGGAAGATGAAAAGGTCCGGGGAACAGTACATATAGCGCTGGGGGATAATGTGAGTATGGGGGGGAAAGTAGAGGCCCCTAGCCATCTCGATGGAGTACTTCTTAAACCGACCCTAAAGATAGATGGAGTAGTGATATTGGAAGAGGGACGACTCCATATCCCCAAGGGGAAGCCCGCTTAG
- a CDS encoding histidine kinase, producing the protein MDKNQLQNEIRRLEEAIADLKKRWPAHSVKVEMVKELEDLEEKLSRLQKKEKGEDCF; encoded by the coding sequence TTGGATAAAAATCAACTACAAAACGAAATCAGGCGCCTGGAAGAGGCTATAGCCGATCTTAAAAAGCGCTGGCCAGCCCACTCGGTAAAGGTAGAAATGGTAAAAGAGCTGGAAGACCTAGAAGAAAAGTTATCCCGGCTTCAAAAGAAGGAAAAAGGGGAGGATTGCTTTTAA
- the purS gene encoding phosphoribosylformylglycinamidine synthase subunit PurS — protein sequence MGQRYLARVHVTLKPGVLDPQGEAVKQGLVTLGYEGVKEVRVGKYLEVLLEAVDTEQAYQQVEEMCRRLLANPVIEKYSYEIAKAGEESKV from the coding sequence ATGGGCCAGCGCTACTTGGCTAGGGTGCATGTAACTTTGAAGCCAGGTGTCCTAGATCCCCAGGGGGAAGCAGTTAAGCAGGGTCTGGTCACCTTGGGATATGAAGGGGTAAAGGAGGTCCGGGTCGGCAAGTACCTGGAGGTGCTTCTGGAAGCAGTGGATACGGAGCAGGCCTACCAGCAGGTAGAAGAGATGTGTCGTCGCCTCCTGGCCAACCCAGTGATCGAAAAGTATAGCTATGAGATAGCCAAGGCCGGGGAGGAAAGTAAAGTATGA
- a CDS encoding helix-turn-helix domain-containing protein, producing MELGATIRNFREEKGYTLEELARKSQISPSYLSEIERGHKRPSLKTLDKICSALNIPREALIPPEDKISLGDKIRLLRQEKGLSLKELSAKAGISFTYLSEIERGAMHPAADTLNKIAAALEVPVSLILADTENWIGERLKKMRESLGLTQSALAARAGVSPALVGQIEAGKVRPSLKTIEKLAQALGVAPCSLLVNRDQLEEMVASMGPDLRALLLNSNVQEVLKHICHLNEKQLRFILKLIEVFKESELE from the coding sequence ATGGAACTAGGTGCTACTATACGTAATTTCCGTGAAGAGAAAGGTTATACTCTAGAAGAGCTGGCTCGCAAATCTCAGATTTCCCCATCTTATCTGAGCGAAATAGAACGGGGCCACAAGCGTCCCTCTTTAAAGACCCTGGACAAGATTTGTTCCGCTCTAAATATCCCTCGGGAGGCCCTTATCCCCCCCGAGGATAAGATAAGTTTAGGTGATAAAATCCGGCTGCTCCGCCAAGAAAAAGGGCTATCTTTAAAGGAGCTAAGTGCTAAGGCTGGTATATCCTTTACCTACTTGAGCGAGATTGAAAGGGGGGCTATGCACCCTGCTGCTGATACATTAAATAAAATTGCCGCTGCTTTAGAAGTCCCTGTATCTTTAATTTTAGCTGATACCGAGAACTGGATCGGAGAAAGGCTTAAGAAAATGCGAGAATCCCTAGGGCTTACCCAGAGCGCTTTAGCTGCCCGAGCTGGCGTATCCCCAGCCCTGGTGGGACAAATTGAAGCAGGGAAAGTCCGACCCTCCCTTAAGACTATAGAAAAACTAGCCCAAGCTTTGGGTGTCGCTCCTTGTTCCCTCCTAGTTAACCGGGATCAGCTGGAAGAAATGGTAGCTTCCATGGGTCCGGATTTAAGGGCTCTTCTTTTAAATAGTAATGTTCAAGAAGTCTTAAAGCACATTTGCCACTTAAATGAGAAACAGCTTCGCTTTATCCTTAAGCTTATAGAGGTCTTTAAAGAATCCGAACTGGAGTAA
- a CDS encoding alpha/beta-type small acid-soluble spore protein, protein MGHKKDNDRLRTERQLDKLKWETAKELGLEDDLANAGEELTVREAGKIGGNMVRKLVKAGERALAEEGDRKARLNLQDRQE, encoded by the coding sequence ATGGGCCACAAAAAAGATAATGACCGGCTCCGTACAGAGAGACAACTAGATAAGTTAAAGTGGGAGACAGCCAAAGAATTGGGACTGGAAGATGATCTTGCCAATGCTGGTGAAGAGTTAACAGTCCGGGAAGCAGGCAAGATCGGTGGTAACATGGTACGTAAACTGGTGAAAGCAGGGGAAAGGGCCTTGGCTGAAGAGGGAGACCGGAAGGCCCGCCTCAACCTACAGGATAGACAAGAGTAA
- the purE gene encoding 5-(carboxyamino)imidazole ribonucleotide mutase has protein sequence MSQPLVGIVMGSASDLPIMQAAAEVLREFGVPYEMRILSAHRTPEATLRYAREAVGRGLEVLIAGAGGAAHLPGVLASVTPLPVIGVPIGTKSLGGVDSLYSIVQMPRGIPVATVAIDGAANAALLAIQILAVRDRELREKLMAYRERLAQEVEAKDQELKDIKY, from the coding sequence ATGTCCCAGCCTCTGGTAGGAATTGTCATGGGCAGCGCATCTGACCTCCCCATAATGCAGGCGGCAGCGGAGGTATTGAGGGAATTCGGTGTTCCTTATGAAATGCGCATCTTGTCCGCCCACCGGACCCCAGAGGCCACCTTACGTTATGCTCGGGAAGCTGTTGGACGCGGCTTGGAGGTACTTATAGCTGGGGCCGGCGGGGCCGCCCATCTCCCTGGTGTACTAGCTTCCGTGACTCCTCTCCCGGTGATAGGGGTACCTATAGGGACTAAATCTTTAGGAGGGGTGGACTCCTTGTATTCCATAGTCCAGATGCCCCGCGGTATCCCGGTCGCTACGGTAGCTATAGATGGAGCTGCTAACGCTGCCCTTCTAGCTATCCAGATACTGGCTGTACGGGACAGAGAATTGCGGGAGAAGCTAATGGCTTACCGGGAGCGGCTAGCACAAGAAGTAGAAGCTAAGGATCAGGAATTAAAGGATATAAAATATTAA
- the purC gene encoding phosphoribosylaminoimidazolesuccinocarboxamide synthase codes for MVEKREFLYEGKAKRVYRTENPDLYLVEFKDDATAFDGLKRGTIAGKGEVNARVSAILFRILEREGIPTHFVELRSPREMLVKALKIFPVEVVVRNVAAGSLAQRLGLKEGTVLKNPVLEFYYKSDELHDPMINEYHVAALELATPDQVELMKNYALQVNEILARVLEPADLILIDFKLEFGLHHGEMLLGDEISPDTCRFWDRHTKEKLDKDRFRRDLGKVEEAYQEVFRRINEAVGEM; via the coding sequence ATGGTCGAAAAAAGAGAATTCCTTTACGAAGGTAAGGCCAAGCGGGTTTATCGGACTGAAAATCCCGACCTCTACCTGGTAGAATTTAAGGATGATGCCACGGCCTTCGACGGGTTAAAGAGAGGCACTATAGCAGGGAAAGGGGAGGTAAATGCCCGGGTGTCTGCCATACTATTCCGTATTTTGGAAAGGGAAGGCATCCCTACCCATTTTGTGGAACTGAGGAGCCCTAGAGAGATGCTAGTTAAGGCGCTTAAGATTTTTCCTGTGGAAGTGGTGGTCAGGAATGTGGCTGCTGGTAGCCTGGCCCAGCGTTTAGGGCTTAAGGAGGGTACTGTCTTAAAAAATCCTGTCTTGGAGTTTTACTATAAGTCGGATGAGCTCCATGATCCCATGATTAATGAATACCATGTGGCTGCTTTGGAACTGGCTACACCGGATCAGGTAGAATTAATGAAAAATTATGCTCTACAGGTGAATGAGATCCTGGCCCGGGTCTTGGAACCAGCCGATCTTATTCTGATAGATTTTAAGCTAGAATTCGGCTTGCATCATGGGGAGATGTTGTTAGGAGATGAGATTTCTCCTGATACTTGCCGCTTTTGGGATCGACATACTAAGGAGAAGCTGGACAAGGACCGTTTCCGCCGGGATTTGGGAAAGGTAGAGGAAGCTTATCAGGAAGTTTTCCGGCGCATAAACGAGGCAGTAGGGGAGATGTGA
- the purQ gene encoding phosphoribosylformylglycinamidine synthase subunit PurQ: MKFGVIVFPGSNCDQDVYYVLRTVLDQSVEYIWHAETSLKGYDCVVLPGGFSYGDYLRAGAIARFAPIMSAVVEFAQKGGLVLGICNGFQILLEAGLLPGAMQRNNCLQFRCQDTYLRVENNATPFTNRFRRGQVIKIPIAHNEGNYYADPETLCRLKERGQVVFRYCTPEGEITLKANPNGSLENIAGIINEEGNVLGLMPHPERCAEEILGGTDGRELFASIIDWWTGRRSEGA, from the coding sequence ATGAAGTTTGGAGTTATAGTCTTTCCCGGTTCCAACTGTGATCAGGATGTGTACTATGTCCTCCGCACAGTTCTAGACCAGTCTGTAGAGTACATTTGGCATGCTGAGACCAGCCTTAAAGGTTACGATTGTGTAGTGCTGCCTGGTGGCTTTTCTTACGGTGATTATCTTAGGGCTGGCGCCATAGCCCGCTTCGCCCCTATAATGTCAGCTGTAGTAGAGTTTGCCCAGAAGGGTGGATTAGTACTGGGGATCTGTAATGGTTTCCAGATCTTGCTTGAGGCAGGCCTTTTGCCCGGGGCTATGCAACGTAATAATTGTCTCCAGTTCCGCTGCCAGGATACCTACCTCCGGGTAGAGAACAACGCCACCCCCTTTACTAATCGTTTCCGACGGGGACAGGTGATAAAAATACCCATCGCCCATAATGAAGGTAACTATTATGCTGACCCGGAGACCTTATGCCGTCTAAAGGAGCGGGGTCAAGTGGTTTTCCGGTATTGCACCCCGGAAGGTGAGATAACCCTTAAGGCTAACCCCAATGGATCCTTAGAAAATATAGCGGGGATCATTAACGAAGAAGGGAATGTCCTGGGCCTTATGCCTCATCCCGAGCGCTGCGCTGAGGAAATCCTGGGAGGGACAGATGGCCGGGAGCTGTTCGCTTCTATAATTGACTGGTGGACAGGAAGAAGATCGGAAGGGGCTTAG